A genomic stretch from Elusimicrobiota bacterium includes:
- a CDS encoding D-sedoheptulose 7-phosphate isomerase, which produces MSERTVRLAERAARLYLAESAKAVEGTAKQAHLIGGMAEALIDSFRRGHKLLSFGNGGSACDAQNFADELVGRFERNRPPLPALALTTNTSDLTAISNDFGFEHVFERQVEAHGRRGDVAVAISTSGNSMNVLLGAKKARELGMTVLGFSGRSGGRLKPLCDYCLCVPSEKTAHIQDAHIAVIQALCGVIEDALFAHAPKAH; this is translated from the coding sequence ATGTCGGAACGAACGGTAAGACTCGCTGAGCGCGCCGCCCGCCTCTACCTCGCCGAGAGCGCGAAGGCCGTCGAGGGCACCGCGAAGCAGGCGCACCTCATCGGGGGGATGGCCGAAGCCCTCATCGACTCCTTCCGCCGAGGCCACAAGCTCCTGAGCTTCGGCAACGGCGGCTCGGCCTGCGACGCCCAGAACTTCGCCGACGAGCTCGTCGGGCGCTTCGAGCGCAACCGCCCGCCGCTCCCCGCGCTCGCGCTGACGACCAACACCTCGGACCTCACCGCCATCTCCAACGACTTCGGCTTCGAGCACGTCTTCGAACGCCAGGTCGAAGCCCACGGCCGGCGCGGCGACGTGGCCGTCGCCATCTCCACGAGCGGCAACTCCATGAACGTCCTGCTCGGGGCGAAGAAGGCCCGCGAGCTCGGCATGACCGTGCTCGGCTTCAGCGGCCGCAGCGGCGGGCGTCTGAAGCCCCTCTGCGACTACTGCCTCTGCGTGCCCTCGGAGAAGACCGCGCACATCCAGGACGCGCACATCGCCGTCATCCAGGCCCTCTGCGGCGTCATCGAGGACGCCCTCTTCGCCCATGCCCCGAAAGCCCATTGA
- a CDS encoding alpha/beta hydrolase codes for MNRPIKGIIIFAGLCLTAGSSIGAMSHPLRQMVPSYDGYGLDMVVDLPTGVAPAQVEKVVVLLHGSGPQSMDEDLGPVSTGTAKNRFFVDVSDALTKSGFAVLRYNKRSFQVVDTLRKDPAFKKSPVIHELLSDPLGCYIKDAIHFAKWAKKKYPNAKIYLLGHSEGGYIALQIADREKDVSGVGLISFYAVSQDALLFEQTTYRPLSIFDGLDRDRDGALSPGELSGEDIISKSLSRQLALLDIDGDGVMESSEFMAGNFSNLLADDPPGVDAFRRKEAELPKTATLLRNCKTKVAIFQGEWDNQVPSYQAKAADIANRTQWKKTNIMFRYFPKLGHALDVRSDEHDLTFGHPERTALQTMSDDLKKFWR; via the coding sequence ATGAACAGACCGATCAAGGGAATAATTATCTTCGCAGGGCTCTGCCTTACGGCAGGCTCATCCATTGGTGCGATGTCGCACCCTCTGCGGCAAATGGTGCCGAGCTACGACGGCTATGGCCTGGACATGGTCGTCGATCTTCCGACGGGCGTTGCACCCGCGCAGGTCGAGAAAGTCGTGGTCCTTCTGCACGGATCCGGGCCTCAGAGTATGGATGAGGACCTGGGGCCGGTGTCGACAGGGACGGCTAAGAATCGTTTTTTCGTAGATGTTTCGGATGCGCTTACGAAATCCGGCTTTGCCGTCCTTCGCTATAACAAGCGCTCTTTCCAGGTAGTCGACACTCTGCGAAAAGATCCGGCGTTTAAGAAAAGTCCTGTTATCCATGAGTTGTTGAGCGACCCCTTAGGGTGCTACATCAAAGATGCGATACATTTTGCGAAGTGGGCGAAGAAGAAGTATCCCAACGCGAAGATTTACTTGCTAGGACACAGTGAGGGCGGTTATATCGCGCTCCAGATTGCAGATCGCGAGAAGGACGTCTCCGGCGTGGGGTTGATTTCATTCTATGCGGTGTCGCAGGATGCGCTCCTTTTCGAACAGACCACGTATCGTCCGTTGTCAATATTCGACGGGCTTGATCGGGATCGTGATGGCGCTCTGAGTCCGGGAGAGTTGTCCGGTGAGGACATCATCTCGAAGAGCCTCAGCCGGCAATTGGCGCTGTTGGATATCGATGGGGACGGTGTAATGGAGAGCTCCGAGTTCATGGCGGGTAACTTTTCCAATCTGCTGGCCGATGATCCTCCGGGCGTAGATGCATTCCGACGCAAAGAAGCGGAATTACCAAAAACTGCGACGCTCCTGCGAAATTGCAAGACGAAGGTCGCGATCTTCCAGGGGGAATGGGACAATCAGGTTCCCTCCTATCAGGCGAAAGCTGCCGACATCGCGAACCGTACGCAATGGAAGAAGACGAACATCATGTTCCGGTATTTCCCGAAGCTCGGGCATGCGCTGGACGTCCGGTCCGATGAGCACGATCTCACCTTTGGGCATCCAGAACGCACGGCATTGCAGACGATGTCGGACGATTTGAAAAAGTTCTGGCGCTGA
- a CDS encoding trypco2 family protein, with the protein MDSLDISGLIAQIKKEILDAEKKSEGERKIMALDQLELEIKFVVTKGGSGKAGLKFLACPVSADGELSYQKEAVQSIKLTFKALGVPKEGKRKGPKLKFKGLSPVFLKPVIMKKP; encoded by the coding sequence ATGGATTCTCTAGATATATCCGGCCTCATCGCGCAGATCAAGAAAGAGATCCTCGACGCCGAGAAGAAGTCCGAAGGCGAGCGCAAGATCATGGCGCTCGACCAGCTCGAGCTCGAGATCAAGTTCGTCGTGACGAAAGGCGGCAGCGGGAAGGCGGGGCTCAAGTTCCTGGCCTGTCCTGTTTCGGCGGACGGCGAACTGAGCTATCAGAAGGAGGCGGTGCAGAGCATCAAGCTGACTTTTAAGGCGCTGGGCGTGCCTAAAGAGGGGAAGCGGAAGGGACCGAAGCTGAAGTTCAAGGGACTTTCGCCCGTCTTTCTGAAGCCGGTGATTATGAAGAAGCCATAG
- a CDS encoding adenylyltransferase/cytidyltransferase family protein: MPRKPIETAGKVCSLKDLLAQREAWKKERAKVVFTNGVYDLLHAGHVEYLEKAAALGDRLVVGVNTDASARRLDKGPERPLNALEDRARLIAALACVSCVVAFDEDTPEQLVAALKPEVLVKGGDYKPSQVAGRKHAGRVVIIPLKRGYSTTNLVSKIRRANRKA; encoded by the coding sequence ATGCCCCGAAAGCCCATTGAGACCGCCGGGAAGGTCTGCTCGCTCAAGGACCTCCTCGCCCAGCGCGAGGCGTGGAAGAAGGAGCGCGCGAAGGTCGTCTTCACCAACGGCGTCTACGACCTCCTCCACGCGGGCCACGTCGAGTACCTCGAGAAGGCCGCGGCGCTCGGGGACCGGCTCGTCGTCGGCGTGAACACCGACGCCTCGGCGCGGCGCCTGGACAAGGGCCCGGAGCGGCCGCTCAACGCGCTGGAAGACCGCGCGCGGCTCATCGCGGCACTGGCCTGCGTCAGTTGCGTCGTCGCTTTCGACGAGGATACGCCGGAACAGCTCGTGGCCGCACTTAAACCCGAAGTCCTGGTGAAAGGCGGCGACTACAAGCCCTCGCAAGTCGCGGGCCGCAAGCACGCCGGCCGCGTCGTCATCATCCCCCTCAAGCGCGGCTACTCCACGACGAATCTCGTCTCAAAGATTCGCCGCGCGAATCGGAAAGCCTAG